One segment of Plasmodium vivax chromosome 14, whole genome shotgun sequence DNA contains the following:
- a CDS encoding formyl transferase domain containing protein (encoded by transcript PVX_122485A; Apicoplast targeted protein. Curated by Stuart Ralph, Walter and Eliza Hall Institute of Medical Research, Australia.) produces MNITSCHVVQIFLAIFLNICTCKLYYISKLHVGKKGQPPQNVSQSVHQISAKNVKASGTKGRNREKLNFAKLNGASGLSPSWGKCEAVDGGRRCAEEAHKVSRNPSCRLPSRPPGHGHHPAGEQTLVHVTNALIGPNRLVNKYSFFKNQNGECQPPSSEAGSDERRTRMCHWENSRLHNALPYTLLHNALQHKAVSLHLHNVYQEIIRTVQSTLRSKIFYVDVKEELLKRKNTIMDMLHQIYALQNRRNTQGGVKSTEEDQKKLRILFIGSNEFSLLCFKVIMLIVKYVRNDIVLDHVITKSPRKKGRHLKLKKSHIEEEAEKKNIKIFYYDKVRNDTYLLKNKTFDLCISVSFGEIFNASFFKNIAANVYTLHPSLLPFYRGASPIQRSLLNNESLFGYSIFLTNLRIDGGPPLIRRPLTFDQAFNFNDIITVLFTLGSLHLMSRIFFLASYKLGGTQGELQLGGEPPPPSTISTQNNYHHLHLRHFPYDEGDITPRGVQTNQPMLHTDTEQDIMNHAWLRNYLTFPSTHKNNSYAPKIKSEERYVCFFCSTALHIHNKVRGFINWPKVECTLFLFHKGGLKAMEVKLIKTAHDSGDHSRGSDGSRHHRHQFIRGDTVQSHKCFDGIPRKRAIFDRGAINILCKDNSLLKIYQLQRKNKKIMDASSFFNSINRVDLLY; encoded by the coding sequence ATGAATATAACCAGTTGCCATGTTGTGCAGATATTTTtggcaatatttttaaacatctGTACGTGCAAATTGTACTACATTAGCAAATTACAtgttggcaaaaaaggacagCCTCCTCAAAATGTTTCCCAAAGTGTGCATCAAATTAGcgcgaaaaatgtaaaagcgAGTGGAACTAAAGGAAGAAATCGAGAGAAATTaaatttcgcaaaattgAATGGCGCCAGTGGGTTATCGCCCAGTTGGGGGAAGTGCGAAGCGGTGGACGGGGGAAGGCGCTGTGCTGAAGAAGCCCACAAGGTATCACGCAACCCGTCGTGCAGGCTGCCTAGCAGACCCCCCGGGCATGGTCACCACCCCGCGGGGGAACAAACGCTTGTCCACGTTACAAACGCGTTAATCGGGCCCAACCGCTTGGTGAACAAATATTCATTCtttaaaaatcaaaatggggagtgtCAGCCCCCGTCCAGTGAGGCAGGCAGCGATGAGAGGCGCACACGAATGTGTCATTGGGAAAATAGCCGTCTCCATAATGCCCTCCCGTATACCCTCCTCCATAACGCGCTTCAACACAAAGCGGTGAGTTTACACCTACACAACGTCTACCAAGAAATCATCCGCACAGTGCAAAGTACGCTGAggagcaaaatattttacgtGGACGTTAAGGAAGAGTTGCTCAAGAGGAAAAACACCATCATGGACATGCTGCACCAAATTTATGCACTACAAAATAGGAGAaacacacaggggggagtTAAAAGCACAGAAGAGGACCAGAAAAAGCTTCGCATTTTATTCATCGGGAGCAACGAGTTCAGTTTGCTGTGCTTTAAAGTGATCATGTTGATCGTAAAGTACGTAAGAAATGATATAGTTTTAGACCACGTAATTACCAAGAGCcccagaaaaaagggaagacatTTAAAGCTAAAAAAGTCTCACATTGAGGAGGaagcagagaaaaaaaatataaaaattttttattacgaCAAAGTCAGGAATGACACATatttgctaaaaaataaaaccttCGATTTGTGCATTTCTGTATCGTTTGGGGAAATATTTAacgcctccttttttaagaacATTGCTGCCAATGTGTATACCTTGCACCCAAGCTTACTGCCATTCTACCGGGGGGCATCCCCCATTCAGAGAagtttattaaataatgagTCCCTTTTTGGCTACTCTATATTTCTCACCAATTTGCGCATCGATGGGGGGCCCCCTTTGATAAGAAGGCCGCTTACGTTTGATCAAGCTTTCAATTTTAACGACATAATTACAGTGTTGTTCACCTTGGGGTCGCTGCATTTGATGAGCCGTATTTTCTTCCTCGCCAGTTATAAATTGGGTGGCACCCAAGGGGAGTTACAACTTGGAGGGGagccgccccccccttcgACCATCTCTACACAGAATAATTACCATCACTTACACCTTCGCCATTTTCCATATGATGAGGGAGATATCACCCCACGTGGCGTCCAAACGAATCAGCCCATGCTGCATACAGACACTGAGCAGGACATAATGAATCACGCTTGGCTGAGAAATTACCTTACGTTCCCTTCGACCCATAAGAACAATAGCTACGCaccgaaaataaaaagtgaagaaaggtatgtctgttttttttgttcaaccGCCCTGCACATTCATAATAAGGTGAGGGGGTTTATAAACTGGCCCAAGGTGGAATGTacccttttcctcttccacaAGGGTGGCCTCAAGGCCATGGAGGTGAAGTTAATTAAAACGGCCCACGACTCGGGCGACCATAGCAGGGGTAGCGATGGCAGCCGCCACCATCGCCACCAATTTATACGCGGCGACACCGTTCAGAGCCACAAGTGCTTCGACGGAATCCCGCGAAAAAGGGCCATTTTTGATAGGGGGGCCATAAACATTCTCTGCAAGGACAATAGCCTTCTAAAAATTTACCAATTGCAgcggaaaaacaaaaaaattatggacGCTTCATCCTTCTTTAACAGCATCAACAGAGTCGATCTGCTGTACTAG
- a CDS encoding ubiquitin domain containing protein (encoded by transcript PVX_122475A) gives MQILVKTLTGKRQSFNFEPSSSVFQIKMAIEEKEGIDAKQIRLIYSGKQMHDDMKLSDYRVVPGSTIHMILQLRGG, from the exons atgcaaatattaGTAAAAACACTGACCGGGAAAAGACAGTCGTTTAATTTTGAACCATCCAGTTCTGTGTTTCAAATAAAGATGGCAATtgaggaaaaggaaggaatAGACGCAAAGCAGATTCGGCTCATCTACTCAG ggAAACAAATGCACGACGATATGAAGCTGAGCGATTATAGGGTGGTGCCCGGATCAACCATTCACATGATTTTACAACTCAGAGGAGGATAA
- a CDS encoding hypothetical protein, conserved (encoded by transcript PVX_122480A): protein MEEAKEGTPLEDKCSGNEEPKKGKTTSRCKKVKGLHKAKSNEKRKKSSKNFKTFKTFRYFKPFRQFKNAKSLKSLKNGKNCKSQKKREKEKAKKRAKRKAKKNAPKELLLPVGQARRVELPNEGDATLGNVEKQLSPQMGVTQNRANSSNSGKKKWSNISSNVGNTALPEDKFVPNHSDEQMRGSVNNGYEIEGSVDEDHPFAVHTDVATEKTPPVEAHKGDNLNYVVEKNSPNRATQLGVTMQHCEKNSCREANWPVLEPHMSGPQRNCCVGAEEMAQMDASRTSKQNDPNVTLPYGMHPAQHEAEAAHHLIDPLGTKQTSRIQFREIIASMKEDTKSIISVMENLSEEKLLYLTIPFSENYDIVKYFNFLSLEKIKKMINLLHVDNYKNFILSFNQKKIIEIVNHVSVNTSISVLLNLSNNKVAYILSHIEEKILINLLNGIPICKFYHIAECLPMQKVSLLSINITYEKLYVLHNSLPSKKLHQLANNLSVETLNRLINELPLYKSVKVLKMLPPCKIAHSINVNELTPQFASEIGRSFNAPDIVEIVNYLNEGNAAMLLSRCNSTKIILYINYISMEEFKSLAPKLPTQFLAQIVNDISLKLLVELFVSLPEEKAAPCLCALTQRKLNFALRVNAAQRVVIDTVLRQGGAVQRGFPATEATIDATTKEAAMDVTTTEEAMHLTNTASTTAATNGAAPPHRRLLNMIDEHNWALLLSQLNADEYAPFCNLLSQDKVEQIANSLCVDCKTAAALILHLPLTKMVGILQSVGQKRREEIAKYMPTFVSHMVLHKRSNQQCMNKIEQMFITCKLLRLRKVFRKSKKIPTLKKKKKKLKRYHLRKKTNEIIRSINLKNYSKFLNSISCAKIVEMNRVIDNIMCRHPYAEPKVLDCLFFFFNFFGKVAASKWKTEERALQWLAKGGSKNGGVPQNGEVPPNGERPRGTHKQTKLCPRVGSTNTGQFSPPPAMIKGNASLDGTTIRKNAIHESHTSHSSCTNHMAAETAKGNPNKRGRSSFYTFLVHFVCFIKMHIETYVLQSRGDWHHGGEEEEGQPPPNWPPSGLPSKGPFPPNNEQRSSAPLEEDSSVMEPNPHCRTTRKILTPTNSKLIFNSVRKIMKNIFYSVRKINQMGNPPLVLKHLSMLNIIRADIAQCKSEKRKESLKKRSGRLYSTGTSKKSIRIRDGRATIIAVKNRAGVTPHSSNFLSEKCPLEKGIFSEMEKKNCANGAGDGERTKEAVAREDSVEKKESNYTIGMAQNGMTPCALKEGETPQLRNFHTNAKGIFGPFFNLNKRETWKYDPLVNDQGDNQIAERSGRKKDTNERRALIKKSKKNYFKKLKNIPQMASFKRFTRRDKHRSSRPRRVSPPNGSINAPMEICQTDRQSRNSAANQRINEEAFFSTPNSQTEEVPSDVSTKGRKNKVSLLKFIFALNDSNAKKYSNNITLIINFFFLKKKNFLSKCKNQIVGSSLNVLINDSGCKRLLNFSAPHSDTSCYINSNIVSLQYDDTEAIKSLHSLTSSKSVPRCTTPGITPSIDARTDLSAIPQKGEPQNCFKNEKSSTGMNKQKNNMPIKNTPIKNVSVKNMCNDLNSSIILLWKSPQFGYVLLDAHNSLHISINDPSSQFSLNLFRQHDDVTVGGATYRKGNLFFAKKGKKKMSFKKIKSMFSRILEKKKSAPVEKRPNGAILERELSGAGGDTRERQNGDNLPYRTALLPSGKNNLTEGEGDAPGDVCSRGDNFAKEDGPKPEEYLISDDNEVYFGDEYYNCYEGETPSAFANEGSHPIGESAFGSGPLQRPPKSEKNGELATHQERATSVRAPKSEHAPNAEKSKNARSGARETNETNGANEPNEPNEPNEPNGVSKPNERSACKKRNRKHPLQNKHSIVINKFSNIINEAQRILSVKEKIINKKIVEQIHASCISPSSLTESEKEKMREIKNNELNKIMEEELRKVNKNFQPRDTHSFGNTSYTDDEFNIILYLEKRKKKKDQKGAKKKKQVIPLRRKEKYFIPFQFNRSKILKLKLLTLIENSLCSYDVNIGEGTFIGAADQQRQREMIKGYVDPSPENITSGFLFPLEEVPSSGSHNLAEKSIFSFLNSNASQEKSNVDMAPLSGEPNGFPKNRLTLTNQVGGNNLCVLHDDMLNDPPIEIGIHTEKNEPSAPYTRSKILPNEINKKKEHLQNEQFHNYVDIAPFEPCHSSSSTLLADKYPPNKCSSLHLSNNSHNKTNTHTNRTCESSYEIVNSATLHEKNNSTKGSSSSESNGSVQKGPPSAAKGRSEWGQPPKEGLTHSSLLYKHSYNNLETHSKERGSAGYVRKLDRVDNASLTLEKREGDAPSNSVEHAKRGNYFAPHIVGHGNRSEDLHLELSPLEKCVKRNHLYNNVGKNGVAQHDEAHLAEKREHFLNSLLSRIRSERNGADHLGGNLDDNAADGNSAHCSFDRSFAPSAANPHGVLGAEKVGLLNLHCLFENKSANFCLISEGCAKASNYVNDSMLIHTKLYNEIFHIKKDDMSASEGCSMLGESVASNSSNASDASDASNASNPPRTHSDGRHSGSTGNQTTCIHKKKKILCNSCGSALKKNLLNDLFFFRITIINIKSFLSKRVKINIHYQSPLIRANFASKDNVRYSLEKNMTEYKLRIIAINKKKMRKKLSLSKSKFFRKCLEIELVSSLDDTLISQGEEKKEVGKCSRDGSSVHSSTGHFNTHTDDRLGDKIERRKNLSYRQIKNYSKRLSSMNQSSNDVPPAIYNSHFAVLNFSILDDKNKK, encoded by the coding sequence atggaagaagcCAAAGAAGGAACTCCCCTGGAAGATAAGTGCTCAGGAAATGAagagccaaaaaaaggaaaaacaaccaGCAGATGTAAAAAGGTAAAGGGGTTACACAAAGCGAAATCGAacgagaagaggaaaaaatcgTCCAAGAATTTTAAGACCTTTAAAACGTTCAGATATTTTAAGCCCTTCAGGCAGtttaaaaatgcgaaaagtTTGAAAAGtttgaaaaatgggaaaaattgtaaaagtcagaaaaagagggaaaaagaaaaggcaaaaaagagagcCAAAAGGAAGGCGAAGAAAAATGCCCCCAAGGAGCTCCTACTCCCTGTGGGGCAGGCCAGACGGGTGGAACTCCCAAATGAGGGGGACGCTACTTTGGGAAACGTGGAGAAGCAGCTATCACCCCAGATGGGCGTGACACAAAACAGGGCCAATTCGAGCAatagtggcaaaaaaaagtggagtAACATTAGCAGCAATGTTGGAAATACCGCTTTACCTGAAGATAAATTTGTTCCTAACCATTCTGATGAGCAGATGAGGGGAAGCGTCAACAATGGCTACGAAATTGAAGGAAGTGTAGATGAGGACCACCCCTTTGCAGTCCACACCGATGTAGCCACGGAAAAGACACCCCCTGTGGAAGCACACAAAGGGGATAACCTTAACTACGTAGTGGAAAAGAACTCGCCAAATAGGGCAACACAACTGGGTGTCACCATGCAGCATTGCGAAAAGAACTCATGTAGGGAAGCAAATTGGCCCGTTTTGGAGCCCCACATGAGTGGCCCTCAAAGGAACTGCTGCGTAGGGGCTGAAGAAATGGCTCAGATGGATGCAAGCAGGACGAGCAAACAGAATGACCCAAACGTGACGCTACCATATGGAATGCACCCCGCACAGCacgaagcagaagcagcgcATCACCTGATAGACCCACTGGGAACAAAACAAACGTCGCGCATCCAATTCAGAGAAATCATCGCGTCGATGAAAGAGGACACGAAAAGTATCATCAGCGTGATGGAAAACCTAAGCGAAGAAAAACTCCTCTATTTGACCATCCCATTTAGCGAAAATTACGacattgtaaaatatttcaatttCCTATCtctggagaaaataaaaaaaatgataaaccTACTTCATGTagataattacaaaaattttattctctcatttaaccaaaaaaaaataattgaaattGTGAACCACGTGTCTGTTAACACATCCATCAGTGTGCTCTTAAATTTGTCCAACAATAAGGTAGCCTACATATTAAGCCATATAGAGGAGAAAATCCTCATCAATTTGCTGAATGGAATACCTATATGTAAATTCTACCACATAGCGGAATGTTTGCCTATGCAAAAGGTAAGTCTCCTCTCAATCAATATAACTTATGAAAAATTGTACGTCCTTCACAACTCCTTGCCATctaaaaaattgcatcaGCTAGCCAATAATCTCTCCGTGGAAACTCTCAACAGGTTGATAAATGAACTGCCCCTATACAAATCTGTCAAAGTGTTGAAAATGCTGCCTCCTTGCAAAATTGCACACTCGATCAACGTAAACGAATTGACGCCCCAGTTTGCCTCCGAAATTGGGAGATCCTTCAACGCGCCTGATATTGTAGAAATTGTGAATTACCTAAATGAGGGGAATGCAGCTATGTTACTCAGCAGGTGTAACTCAACCAAAATTATTCTCTACATAAATTACATATCAATGGAAGAGTTTAAATCTCTCGCTCCAAAATTGCCTACTCAATTTTTGGCACAAATTGTTAATGATATATCTTTGAAATTACTCGTGGAGTTGTTCGTGTCTCTGCCTGAGGAGAAGGCCGCTCCTTGCTTGTGCGCCCTCACGCAGAGGAAGCTCAACTTTGCCCTGCGCGTTAATGCGGCGCAGAGGGTCGTGATAGACACAGTGCTGCGGCAGGGCGGGGCCGTCCAGCGGGGGTTCCCCGCCACAGAAGCGACTATAGACGCGACTACCAAAGAAGCAGCTATGGATGTGACTACCACGGAAGAAGCTATGCACTTGACTAACACCGCTTCTACCACCGCTGCCACCAACggtgccgcccccccccacagGCGGCTCCTCAACATGATCGATGAGCACAATTGGGCCCTCCTCCTTAGCCAGCTGAACGCAGACGAGTATGCCCCATTCTGCAATTTGCTGAGCCAAGACAAGGTGGAGCAGATCGCCAACTCCCTCTGCGTCGACTGCAAAACAGCCGCAGCGCTTATCCTGCATTTGCCGCTCACCAAAATGGTTGGCATCCTCCAAAGTGTAGGGCAAAAACGAAGGGAAGAAATAGCGAAGTATATGCCGACCTTTGTCTCCCACATGGTCCTCCACAAACGAAGTAACCAACAGTGCATGAACAAGATAGAACAAATGTTTATCACCTGCAAATTGCTGCGATTGAGAAAAGTCTTTAGGAAGAGTAAGAAAATACCCActctgaaaaaaaagaaaaaaaaattaaaacgttaccatttgaggaaaaaaacaaatgaaattataCGTAGCAttaatttgaagaattacTCCAAATTTTTGAACTCCATTTCTTGTGCCAAAATTGTGGAAATGAATCGCGTCATCGACAACATCATGTGCAGGCATCCATATGCTGAGCCTAAAGTGTTGGActgccttttctttttctttaacttttttgGCAAAGTCGCGGCTTCGAAGTGGAAGACAGAGGAGAGGGCCCTGCAGTGGCTAGCCAAGGGTGGTtcgaaaaatgggggggtgccgcaaaacggggaagtaccaccaaatggggagcgcCCGCGTGGCACCCATAAACAGACCAAGCTGTGCCCCCGAGTAGGCAGCACAAACACAGGGCAGTTcagccccccccctgcgatgATCAAAGGGAATGCCTCCCTAGATGGCACGACGATAAGGAAAAATGCAATCCATGAGAGCCACACAAGTCACTCGAGCTGTACAAACCACATGGCGGCGGAGACAGCAAAGGGCAATCCCAACAAGAGAGGGAGGAGCTCCTTCTACACATTTTTAGTCCACTTTGTCtgcttcataaaaatgcacatagAAACGTACGTGCTCCAGAGTAGGGGAGATTGGcaccacgggggggaagaggaggaggggcaGCCACCCCCCAACTGGCCACCAAGCGGTTTACCCTCAAAAGGGCCGTTTCCACCAAATAACGAACAGCGTAGTAGCGCCCCCCTGGAGGAAGACTCCAGTGTGATGGAACCCAACCCCCACTGCAGAACGACACGCAAAATCCTAACCCCCACCAACAGTAAGCTAATCTTCAATAGTGtgagaaaaattatgaaaaatattttctactCTGTTAGGAAGAtaaaccaaatggggaatcCTCCCCTCGTCTTGAAGCACCTCTCCATGCTGAACATCATACGGGCTGACATAGCCCAGTGTAAAAGTGAAAAGCGGAAGGAGAGTTTGAAAAAGAGGAGTGGTCGGCTCTATTCCACGGGGACTTCAAAGAAGAGTATACGCATTAGAGATGGAAGAGCCACCATCATTGCGGTTAAAAACAGAGCAGGTGTTACCCCCCATAGTAGCAACTTCTTAAGTGAAAAATGTCCACTCGAAAAAGGTATATTcagcgaaatggaaaagaaaaattgtgcaaatgGGGCAGGCGATGGGGAGAGAACTAAAGAAGCTGTGGCGAGAGAAGATTCTGTGGAGAAGAAAGAATCTAACTACACCATAGGAATGGCACAAAATGGTATGACCCCATGCGCACTTAAGGAAGGGGAAACTCCCCAGTTGAGGAACTTTCACACAAATGCGAAGGGAATATTTGGcccttttttcaatttgaaCAAAAGGGAGACGTGGAAATATGACCCTCTTGTTAATGACCAAGGGGATAACCAAATCGCAGAAAGGAGCGGTCGAAAAAAAGACACAAATGAACGTAGGGCTctcattaaaaaaagcaaaaaaaattacttcaAAAAGTTAAAGAATATCCCCCAAATGGCCAGTTTTAAAAGATTCACACGTAGAGATAAACACCGCAGTAGTAGACCACGTAGAGTTTcacccccaaatggaagcATAAATGCCCCAATGGAGATTTGCCAAACGGATCGACAAAGCAGAAACAGTGCTGCTAACCAGCGCATTAATGAagaggcatttttttccaccccaaATAGCCAAACAGAAGAAGTGCCATCGGATGTGTCCAccaaagggaggaaaaacaaagtgTCCCTCCTAAAATTCATATTCGCTTTGAACGATTCGAATGCGAAGAAGTACTCTAATAACATAACCCTaatcatcaattttttttttttgaaaaaaaaaaatttcctgaGCAAGTGCAAGAACCAAATTGTGGGGTCTTCTCTAAACGTGCTTATAAATGATAGCGGCTGTAAGAggttattaaattttagtGCACCCCACAGCGACACCTCATGTTACATTAATTCGAACATTGTATCTCTGCAATATGACGACACGGAAGCTATTAAAAGCTTGCACTCTTTGACATCTAGCAAATCGGTTCCCAGGTGCACTACCCCCGGGATAACCCCCTCCATTGATGCGCGTACCGACCTGTCCGCTAtcccacaaaagggggagccccaaaattgttttaaaaatgaaaagtcgTCAACAGGAATGAACAAACAGAAGAATAACATGCCAATTAAAAATACGCCAATTAAAAACGTGTCAGTTAAAAACATGTGTAACGATCTAAATTCCAGCATCATCCTCCTGTGGAAGTCCCCCCAATTTGGCTACGTCCTCTTGGACGCGCATAATTCTCTTCATATAAGCATTAATGACCCCTCCAGTCAGTTTTCTCTGAACCTGTTCAGGCAACATGATGATGTAACCGTAGGGGGAGCTACCTACAGGAAGGGCAACTTATTTTTcgcgaaaaaggggaagaaaaaaatgagcttCAAAAAGATCAAATCGATGTTCTCAAGGATtttggagaagaagaaatctGCTCCAGTTGAGAAGAGGCCAAATGGTGCGATTTTGGAAAGGGAGCTAAGCGGCGCAGGAGGAGACACGAGGGaaagacaaaatggggataaTCTCCCCTATAGGACTGCTTTACTCCCAAGTGGAAAGAATAACCTCACCGAGGGTGAAGGAGACGCACCAGGAGATGTCTGCAGCAGGGGGGATAACTTTGCCAAGGAAGATGGCCCCAAACCGGAGGAATACCTAATCAGTGACGATAATGAGGTGTATTTCGGCGACGAGTACTACAACTGCTATGAGGGAGAGACGCCCAGTGCGTTTGCCAATGAGGGAAGCCACCCAATTGGGGAAAGCGCCTTCGGTAGCGGCCCCCTTCAACGTCCCCCCAAAAGCGAAAAGAATGGCGAACTGGCCACCCACCAGGAGAGAGCAACAAGCGTGAGGGCTCCAAAGAGCGAACATGCACCCAACGCAGAAAAGTCAAAAAATGCACGAAGCGGAGCAAGGGAAACGAACGAAACAAACGGAGCAAACGAACCAAACGAACCAAACGAACCAAACGAACCAAACGGAGTAAGCAAACCAAACGAACGAAGCGCTTGCAAAAAACGGAACAGAAAGCACCCCCTACAAAACAAACACAGCATAGTGATCAACAAGTTCAGTAACATCATCAACGAGGCACAAAGAATCCTGTctgtaaaggaaaaaatcatCAACAAGAAAATAGTAGAGCAAATCCACGCCAGCTGCATATCTCCGAGCTCCCTCACcgaaagtgaaaaggaaaaaatgagggaaataaaaaacaacgaacttaacaaaattatggaAGAAGAATTGCGGAaggtgaataaaaatttccaacCCAGAGATACCCACTCGTTTGGAAACACCAGCTACACAGATGATGAGTTTAATATAATACTCTATctagaaaaaaggaaaaaaaaaaaagaccaaaaaggggcaaagaaaaaaaaacaagtcaTTCCTCTTaggagaaaggaaaaatattttattccctTTCAGTTTAATAgaagtaaaatattaaaattaaaattgttgaCGCTTATTGAAAATTCTCTATGTAGTTACGACGTCAACATAGGGGAGGGCACCTTCATCGGTGCAGCCGATCAACAGAGACAACGCGAAATGATAAAGGGGTATGTAGACCCTTCTCCGGAAAATATCACCAGTGgatttcttttcccccttgaaGAGGTTCCTTCTAGCGGTTCTCACAACTTGGCGGAgaaatccattttttcatttctaaATTCGAATGCTTCTCAGGAGAAATCGAACGTAGATATGGCTCCTCTGAGTGGGGAGCCAAATGGGTTTCCAAAAAATAGGCTAACCTTAACGAACCAAGTGGGTGGTAACAACCTGTGCGTCCTGCATGATGATATGCTTAATGACCCCCCCATCGAAATTGGCATACACACAGAGAAGAACGAACCAAGTGCCCCATATACGAGGAGTAAGATCCTTCCAAACgagataaacaaaaaaaaggagcacctACAAAATGAGCAGTTTCACAATTATGTAGATATTGCCCCGTTTGAGCCCTGCCATAGCTCCAGTTCAACCCTCCTCGCGGATAAGTACCCCCCCAATAAGTGCTCATCACTGCATCTAAGCAACAACTCCCACAATAAGACAAACACGCACACGAACAGAACGTGTGAGAGCTCCTACGAAATTGTAAATAGCGCGACACTGCATGAGAAGAACAACTCCACAAAAGGGTCATCATCAAGTGAATCGAATGGAAGTGTCCAAAAGGgccccccctccgctgctAAAGGAAGGAGCGAGTGGGGGCAACCCCCAAAGGAGGGACTAACACATAGCAGCTTACTTTACAAGCACAGCTACAACAATTTGGAGACGCATTCAAAGGAAAGAGGTAGCGCCGGTTATGTGAGAAAATTGGATCGAGTTGATAACGCCTCTCTAACGTTGGAGAAACGGGAAGGAGACGCACCTTCGAACAGCGTGGAGCACGCCAAACGGGGCAACTATTTTGCACCCCACATAGTGGGCCACGGCAACCGATCGGAGGACCTCCACTTGGAATTAAGTCCACTCGAAAAGTGCGTAAAGCGGAATCACCTCTACAACAACGTTGGGAAAAATGGCGTAGCACAGCACGACGAGGCGCATTtggcggaaaaaagggagcacTTCCTGAACAGTTTGCTCAGCCGGATCCGCAGCGAGCGGAACGGGGCTGACCACTTGGGTGGTAACTTGGACGACAACGCAGCTGACGGCAACTCAGCTCACTGCTCATTTGACCGCTCATTTGCCCCCTCAGCTGCGAACCCACATGGGGTGCTCGGGGCGGAAAAGGTGGGCCTCCTCAATCTGCACTGCCTGTTCGAAAATAAGTCGGCAAATTTCTGCCTGATCAGCGAGGGCTGCGCCAAGGCCAGCAATTACGTCAACGACAGCATGCTCATTCACACCAAGCTGTACAATGAAATCTTCCACATAAAGAAGGACGACATGTCTGCCTCGGAAGGGTGTTCCATGCTGGGCGAGTCCGTCGCTTCCAACTCGTCTAACGCCTCTGACGCCTCTGACGCCTCTAACGCGTCCAATCCGCCGCGTACCCACAGTGATGGCCGCCATAGCGGCTCGACGGGAAACCAAACCACGTGCATtcacaagaagaaaaaaatactttgCAACAGCTGCGGAAGTGCCCTCAAAAAAAATCTCCTAAACGACCTGTTCTTCTTCAGAATAAccataattaatataaagtCATTCCTTTCCAAGcgtgtaaaaattaacatacaTTACCAGAGCCCTTTGATCCGTGCCAACTTTGCCTCCAAGGACAATGTTAGATACtccttggaaaaaaatatgaccgaATATAAGCTCAGAATTATTgccattaataaaaaaaaaatgcgaaaaaagtTGTCCCTATCCAAGTCGAAATTTTTCAGAAAATGTCTCGAAATTGAGTTAGTTAGCAGTTTGGATGATACGCTAATTTctcagggggaagaaaaaaaggaggtgggAAAATGCTCAAGGGATGGCAGCAGTGTTCACTCCTCCACGGGCCATTTCAATACACATACGGATGACCGTTTGGGGGATAAAAtagaaaggagaaaaaatttgtCCTATAGGCAgataaagaattattcaaaaCGCCTGTCCAGCATGAACCAGTCCTCCAACGATGTGCCCCCTGCGATATACAATTCTCACTTTGCCGTGCTGAACTTCAGCATCCTTGAcgataaaaataagaagtag